A single window of Microbacterium oryzae DNA harbors:
- a CDS encoding protoporphyrinogen/coproporphyrinogen oxidase: protein MTEKLDELYAHAHEKHAVVVGGGIAGLVAAWECAKVGMRVTVLEAGERTGGVLRSGEVGGVVLDLGAESFATRGGHVRALIDELGLGDDVVTPGTGAGGAWVAGVPGVGAAPLPAGGLLGIPANPFAPDVRRILGWGGAWRAYLDRVKPVLTIGHAASLGRLVRTRLGSKVLDRLVAPVTTGVYSAHPDDIDPDVAAPGLNAALTRAGSLTGAVAELVGARKSAPGGAVLGLRGGMARLADALVERLEVLGADIRTLSPVERLDRTDAGWTVHLAAGAAGAAGAAGAPGAPHRQTMSSHPGDTESRDFSGALDETTSYGAQDGPASPAPAAAALDAHVVIVATDEATARRLLAPHAEGLAAEPARPGPVVEIVTLVLDAPALDAKPRGTGVLTVPGSHRAKALTHANAKWQWVADAAGDRHVVRVSFGTQDEEPATAHLSDDDTAALALQEAAALLGVPLAADQLRGARRERYLQSQPAATVGLRATTDQARTAIRAIPGAIAVGAWLAGTGLAQVIPDAIAEAERVRRSALFD from the coding sequence GTGACCGAGAAGCTCGACGAACTGTACGCGCACGCCCACGAGAAGCACGCGGTCGTCGTGGGCGGCGGCATCGCCGGACTCGTCGCGGCCTGGGAGTGCGCGAAGGTCGGCATGCGCGTGACCGTGCTCGAGGCCGGCGAGCGCACCGGCGGCGTGTTGCGCTCGGGCGAGGTCGGCGGCGTGGTGCTCGACCTCGGGGCGGAGAGCTTCGCGACCCGCGGCGGGCACGTGCGCGCGCTCATCGACGAGCTGGGTCTCGGCGACGACGTCGTCACGCCCGGCACCGGGGCCGGCGGCGCGTGGGTCGCGGGCGTGCCGGGAGTCGGCGCAGCGCCCCTCCCGGCCGGTGGCCTCCTCGGGATCCCCGCGAACCCGTTCGCGCCCGACGTGCGCCGCATCCTCGGCTGGGGCGGCGCATGGCGCGCGTACCTCGACCGCGTGAAGCCGGTCCTCACGATCGGCCACGCCGCGAGCCTCGGGCGCCTCGTGCGCACGCGTCTCGGATCCAAGGTGCTCGACCGCCTCGTCGCGCCCGTGACGACGGGGGTCTACTCCGCGCACCCCGACGACATCGACCCGGACGTCGCCGCCCCCGGTCTCAACGCCGCCCTCACGCGCGCGGGCTCGCTCACCGGCGCCGTCGCCGAGCTCGTCGGCGCCCGAAAGAGCGCACCGGGCGGCGCCGTGCTCGGGCTGCGGGGCGGGATGGCGCGCCTCGCCGATGCGCTCGTCGAGCGTCTCGAGGTGCTCGGCGCCGACATCCGCACGCTCAGCCCCGTGGAGCGGCTCGACCGCACGGACGCGGGGTGGACGGTGCACCTCGCGGCGGGCGCTGCGGGCGCTGCGGGCGCGGCCGGTGCTCCGGGCGCTCCCCACCGCCAGACGATGTCGTCTCATCCAGGCGACACGGAATCCCGCGACTTCTCGGGTGCGCTCGATGAGACGACATCATATGGAGCCCAGGATGGCCCCGCCTCGCCCGCGCCCGCCGCCGCGGCCCTCGACGCGCACGTCGTCATCGTCGCGACGGATGAGGCGACCGCGCGCCGACTGCTCGCGCCGCACGCCGAGGGCCTCGCGGCGGAGCCCGCGCGACCCGGCCCCGTCGTCGAGATCGTCACGCTGGTCCTCGACGCCCCCGCCCTCGACGCCAAGCCGCGCGGCACGGGCGTGCTCACGGTCCCCGGGTCGCACCGCGCGAAGGCGCTCACCCACGCCAACGCCAAGTGGCAGTGGGTCGCCGACGCCGCGGGCGACCGGCACGTCGTGCGGGTGTCGTTCGGCACGCAGGACGAGGAGCCCGCCACCGCGCACCTCTCCGATGACGACACGGCCGCGCTCGCCCTCCAGGAGGCCGCGGCGCTCCTCGGCGTCCCGCTCGCGGCGGACCAGCTCCGCGGCGCCCGCCGCGAGCGGTACCTCCAGTCGCAGCCCGCCGCGACCGTGGGCCTGCGCGCGACGACCGATCAGGCGCGCACGGCCATCCGCGCCATCCCCGGCGCCATCGCGGTCGGCGCGTGGCTCGCGGGCACGGGGCTCGCCCAGGTCATCCCCGACGCGATCGCCGAGGCCGAGCGCGTGCGCCGGTCGGCGCTGTTCGACTGA
- a CDS encoding phage holin family protein: MAQLPPSPVRDRADDSLFTLIGDVPELVRNLVIAEVDAAKKWAAKTAKDAGFGTGWMLVALFFLFWAIPAFLCFVIALLSLWLPVWASALIVFGVGVILAAVFALLGLLRFKRLAKSENPASAARTDVAIVKEVANEF, from the coding sequence ATGGCGCAGCTCCCGCCGTCGCCGGTGCGAGATCGCGCCGACGACAGTCTCTTCACGCTCATCGGCGATGTGCCGGAGCTGGTGCGCAACCTCGTCATCGCCGAGGTCGACGCCGCGAAGAAGTGGGCGGCGAAGACCGCGAAGGATGCGGGGTTCGGCACCGGCTGGATGCTCGTCGCGCTGTTCTTCCTGTTCTGGGCCATCCCCGCCTTCCTGTGCTTCGTCATCGCGCTGCTGTCGCTGTGGCTGCCGGTGTGGGCGTCGGCGCTCATCGTCTTCGGCGTCGGCGTGATCCTCGCCGCCGTCTTCGCGCTCCTGGGGCTGCTGCGATTCAAGCGCCTCGCCAAGAGCGAGAACCCCGCCAGCGCGGCCCGCACGGACGTCGCCATCGTCAAGGAGGTCGCGAATGAGTTCTGA
- the hemQ gene encoding hydrogen peroxide-dependent heme synthase — MPDELETTGDSYSLWAVWRRNPDRPVTETDATELEDIVSLLAGEGVTVRGFYDVSGLRADADLMVWVHGAVPQDLQRAIRRLRRTELLKNLLPTWNGMAVHRDAEFNKRHVPGYMRGIAAKGWLTVYPFVRSYEWYLLPDEERSAMLADHGRKGAAFRGVTANTMASFALGDYEWMLPIESDQLNDLVDMMRDLRYTEARRHVREEVPFFTGRRIPASEVAEVLQ, encoded by the coding sequence ATGCCTGACGAACTCGAGACGACCGGAGACAGCTACAGCCTCTGGGCGGTGTGGCGACGCAACCCCGACCGCCCGGTGACGGAGACCGATGCGACGGAGCTCGAGGACATCGTCTCCCTCCTCGCCGGGGAGGGCGTGACCGTCCGCGGGTTCTACGACGTCAGCGGCCTGCGCGCCGACGCCGACCTCATGGTGTGGGTGCACGGCGCGGTCCCCCAGGACCTGCAGCGGGCCATCCGCCGCCTGCGTCGCACCGAGCTGCTGAAGAACCTCCTGCCGACCTGGAACGGGATGGCGGTGCACCGCGACGCGGAGTTCAACAAGCGCCACGTGCCCGGCTACATGCGCGGCATTGCCGCGAAGGGCTGGCTGACGGTCTACCCCTTCGTGCGCAGCTACGAGTGGTATCTGCTTCCCGACGAGGAGCGCAGCGCGATGCTCGCCGACCACGGCCGGAAGGGTGCGGCGTTCCGCGGCGTCACCGCGAACACGATGGCGTCCTTCGCGCTCGGCGACTACGAGTGGATGCTCCCGATCGAGTCCGACCAGCTGAACGACCTCGTCGACATGATGCGCGACCTGCGCTACACCGAGGCTCGCCGCCATGTGCGCGAGGAGGTGCCGTTCTTCACCGGTCGACGCATCCCCGCATCCGAGGTGGCCGAGGTGCTGCAGTGA
- the hemC gene encoding hydroxymethylbilane synthase, with protein sequence MTTAIRLGTRRSALAMSQSSMVARALEEKAGRPVELVEIVSEGDVSRASLSQLGGTGVFATRLREALLAGECDLLVHSLKDLPTAGAPGLLVAATPVRADARDVVLTRDGTPLAELPVGARVGTGSPRRIAQVRRANPGVQVHDLRGNVDSRMQRVRDGELDAIVLAAAGLSRLGSDIDLAMEFQDLGGWPTAAGQGALAVETRLDIDDDLLRAIRALDDPATRFAVTVERAVLAGVEAGCHAPVGIHADFAGDELRVSAVVYGEPGVEITAESAEVVAQEYIHAQGGGDGADAARRVVPRRASEIGTEVAGQLLDRGASDIVTPSTTT encoded by the coding sequence GTGACCACCGCCATCCGCCTCGGCACCCGCCGCAGCGCGCTGGCGATGTCGCAGTCGTCGATGGTGGCGCGCGCCCTCGAGGAGAAGGCGGGCCGCCCGGTCGAGCTCGTCGAGATCGTCTCCGAGGGCGACGTGTCGCGCGCCTCGCTGTCGCAGCTCGGCGGCACCGGCGTCTTCGCCACCCGCCTGCGCGAGGCGCTCCTCGCCGGCGAATGCGACCTGCTCGTCCACTCGCTGAAGGACCTCCCCACCGCGGGGGCGCCCGGCCTCCTCGTGGCCGCGACGCCCGTCCGCGCGGATGCGCGCGACGTCGTCCTCACGCGCGACGGCACGCCGCTCGCCGAGCTCCCAGTCGGAGCCCGCGTCGGCACCGGATCGCCGCGTCGCATCGCCCAGGTGCGGCGCGCCAACCCCGGCGTGCAGGTGCACGACCTCCGCGGCAACGTCGACTCGCGTATGCAGCGCGTGCGCGACGGGGAGCTCGACGCGATCGTGCTGGCCGCCGCCGGACTCTCTCGGCTCGGATCGGACATCGACCTCGCGATGGAGTTCCAGGACCTCGGCGGATGGCCGACCGCGGCCGGGCAGGGCGCTCTCGCCGTCGAGACGCGGCTGGACATCGACGACGACCTGCTCCGCGCCATCCGCGCCCTCGACGACCCCGCGACGCGGTTCGCGGTGACGGTCGAGCGCGCGGTGCTGGCCGGCGTCGAGGCGGGCTGCCATGCGCCGGTCGGCATCCACGCCGACTTCGCGGGCGACGAGCTGCGGGTGTCGGCGGTGGTCTACGGGGAGCCCGGCGTCGAGATCACGGCGGAGAGCGCCGAGGTCGTGGCGCAGGAGTATATTCATGCGCAGGGCGGCGGCGACGGTGCAGATGCCGCCCGTCGCGTCGTCCCCCGACGAGCGAGCGAGATCGGCACCGAAGTCGCCGGTCAGCTTCTCGACCGAGGGGCGTCCGACATCGTGACACCCTCGACCACTACATGA
- a CDS encoding uroporphyrinogen-III synthase: MTAKPLAGWRVLVPRGGPWGDSVAARLRTGGATPVIAPLINFAPTEDKAALEQALRDLADGRFHWLTVTSATTVDVLFSYGARIPEGTKVAAVGETTATALQAVGYGVDLVPDTDNSAAGLARQLLALESEPRRILTLRSEIAKPVLTDALIAAGHDVHSVVAYRTVGVPAPERAHRDVLNGRINAILVTSGSVAEQVREQFPVIPDETIIAAIGPRTARDANAAGLPIHLVAPRQSVESLIDALADIPVPPPSAEARAIPETTPTEVVRIPHAATKDDR; this comes from the coding sequence ATGACCGCTAAGCCTCTCGCCGGATGGCGGGTGCTCGTGCCGCGCGGCGGCCCCTGGGGCGACAGCGTCGCCGCTCGGCTCCGCACGGGCGGTGCGACGCCGGTGATCGCGCCCCTGATCAACTTCGCTCCCACCGAGGACAAGGCCGCACTCGAGCAGGCGCTCCGCGACCTCGCCGACGGCCGGTTCCACTGGCTGACGGTCACGAGCGCCACGACCGTCGACGTGCTCTTCTCCTACGGCGCGCGGATCCCCGAGGGGACGAAGGTCGCCGCCGTGGGCGAGACCACCGCGACCGCGCTGCAGGCTGTGGGCTACGGCGTCGACCTCGTGCCCGACACCGACAACTCCGCCGCGGGCCTCGCCCGGCAGCTCCTCGCGCTCGAGTCCGAGCCGCGGCGCATCCTCACGCTGCGCAGCGAGATCGCCAAGCCCGTCCTCACCGACGCGCTCATCGCCGCGGGGCACGACGTGCACAGCGTGGTCGCATACCGCACGGTGGGCGTGCCCGCTCCCGAGCGCGCGCACCGCGACGTCCTGAACGGCCGCATCAACGCCATCCTCGTGACGAGCGGCTCGGTCGCCGAGCAGGTGCGCGAGCAGTTCCCCGTCATCCCCGACGAGACGATCATCGCCGCGATCGGCCCGCGCACCGCGCGGGATGCGAACGCGGCGGGCCTCCCCATCCATCTCGTCGCCCCGCGGCAGAGCGTGGAGTCGCTGATCGACGCGCTCGCCGACATCCCGGTCCCGCCGCCGAGCGCCGAGGCGCGCGCCATCCCGGAGACCACCCCCACCGAGGTCGTGCGCATCCCCCACGCGGCCACCAAGGACGATCGATGA
- the hemB gene encoding porphobilinogen synthase, with translation MSFPTHRPRRLRTSPAVRRLVRETHLAPSQLVLPAFVREGITEPVDIGSMPGVRQHTLDSLRRAAVEAAEAGVGGIMLFGIPEVRDAIGSGADDPEGILNVAAAALAAEVGDALVVQTDLCLDEFTDHGHCGVLRADGGVDNDATLERYAAMGVAQARAGATLLGLSGMMDGQVAAVREALDTEGFIDTIIMAYSAKYAGAFYGPFREAVDSQLKGDRRTYQLDPGNAREGVREAIADVEEGADIVMVKPAMPYLDVLADVRATVDVPVWAYQVSGEYAMIEAAAGNGWIDRRGAIQESLLGIRRAGADAILTYWAVEAAGWLREAH, from the coding sequence ATGAGCTTCCCCACGCACCGCCCGCGGCGACTCCGCACCTCTCCGGCGGTCCGCCGTCTCGTCCGCGAGACGCACCTGGCGCCATCCCAGCTCGTGCTGCCCGCCTTCGTGCGCGAGGGCATCACGGAGCCCGTCGACATCGGATCGATGCCGGGCGTCCGCCAGCACACGCTGGACTCGCTGCGGCGCGCGGCGGTCGAGGCCGCCGAAGCGGGCGTCGGCGGGATCATGCTGTTCGGCATCCCCGAGGTGCGCGACGCGATCGGCTCCGGCGCGGACGACCCCGAGGGCATCCTCAACGTCGCCGCGGCCGCGCTCGCGGCCGAGGTCGGCGACGCGCTCGTCGTGCAGACCGACCTGTGCCTCGATGAGTTCACCGACCACGGCCACTGCGGCGTGCTGCGCGCCGACGGCGGCGTCGACAACGACGCCACCCTCGAGCGGTACGCGGCGATGGGCGTCGCGCAGGCGCGCGCAGGCGCGACCCTGCTGGGGCTGTCGGGCATGATGGATGGCCAGGTGGCGGCCGTCCGCGAGGCTCTCGACACCGAGGGCTTCATCGACACGATCATCATGGCCTACTCCGCGAAGTACGCCGGCGCGTTCTACGGCCCGTTCCGCGAGGCCGTCGACTCTCAGCTGAAGGGCGACCGCCGCACCTACCAGCTCGACCCGGGCAATGCGCGCGAGGGCGTCCGCGAGGCGATCGCGGACGTCGAGGAGGGCGCCGACATCGTCATGGTGAAGCCCGCCATGCCGTACCTCGACGTGCTCGCCGACGTGCGCGCGACCGTCGACGTGCCGGTCTGGGCGTACCAGGTGTCGGGCGAGTACGCGATGATCGAGGCCGCTGCCGGCAACGGCTGGATCGACCGCCGCGGCGCCATCCAGGAGTCGCTGCTGGGCATCCGGCGCGCGGGCGCGGACGCCATCCTCACCTACTGGGCCGTCGAGGCCGCGGGCTGGCTGCGCGAGGCTCACTGA
- the hemL gene encoding glutamate-1-semialdehyde 2,1-aminomutase, protein MTDRNDALFEHARAVIPGGVNSPVRAYGSVGGTPRFLASARGAYVTDAAGREYVDLVASWGPALLGHAHPEVVAAVQEAATRGLSFGAPTEGEVELADLIVERVQAGGLKPVEQVRLVSTGTEATMTAIRLARGATGRDLLVKFDGNYHGHSDGLLASAGSGVATLALPGTAGVPAAIAGQTLVAPYGDLDAVREIFAAHGHEIAAIIVEAAPANMGVVQPQPGYNAALAQIAHDAGALLILDEVLTGFRVHPAGHWGLQVEAGELFEPDIITFGKVVGGGMPLAALGGKRRVMDQLAPVGPVYQAGTLSGNPLSVAAGLATLRLATPEVYATVDAAAKTVADGLGAALTEAGVVHAIPRAGSLFGLAFLPEEPRDYATAKTQEAFRYTPFFHAMLDAGVALPPSVYEAWFLTAAHDEDALGRILEALPGAARAAAAATA, encoded by the coding sequence ATGACCGACCGGAACGACGCCCTGTTCGAGCACGCCCGCGCTGTGATCCCCGGCGGGGTGAACTCGCCGGTGCGCGCATACGGCTCGGTCGGCGGCACGCCGCGCTTCCTCGCGTCGGCCCGGGGCGCGTACGTGACGGATGCCGCCGGTCGCGAATACGTCGACCTCGTCGCCTCGTGGGGTCCCGCTCTCCTCGGCCACGCCCATCCGGAGGTCGTCGCCGCCGTGCAGGAGGCCGCCACCCGCGGACTCTCCTTCGGCGCGCCCACCGAGGGCGAGGTGGAGCTCGCCGACCTCATCGTCGAGCGCGTGCAGGCCGGGGGCCTGAAGCCCGTCGAGCAGGTGCGCCTGGTGTCCACCGGCACCGAGGCGACCATGACGGCCATCCGGCTCGCCCGCGGCGCGACCGGCCGCGACCTGCTGGTGAAGTTCGACGGCAACTACCACGGCCACTCCGACGGGCTCCTCGCGTCGGCCGGGTCCGGTGTCGCGACGCTCGCGCTCCCCGGCACGGCGGGCGTTCCCGCGGCGATCGCGGGGCAGACCCTCGTTGCCCCCTACGGCGACCTCGACGCCGTGCGCGAGATCTTCGCCGCGCACGGGCACGAGATCGCCGCGATCATCGTCGAGGCCGCGCCCGCGAACATGGGCGTCGTGCAGCCGCAGCCGGGCTACAACGCGGCGCTCGCGCAGATCGCGCACGACGCGGGTGCGCTGCTCATCCTCGACGAGGTGCTGACCGGGTTCCGCGTGCATCCCGCGGGGCACTGGGGCCTGCAGGTCGAGGCGGGCGAGCTGTTCGAGCCCGACATCATCACGTTCGGCAAGGTCGTCGGCGGCGGCATGCCGCTGGCCGCCCTCGGCGGGAAGCGCCGCGTCATGGACCAGCTCGCACCCGTCGGCCCCGTCTACCAGGCGGGCACCCTGTCCGGGAACCCGCTCTCTGTCGCGGCCGGTCTCGCCACGCTGCGCCTCGCGACCCCCGAGGTCTACGCGACCGTCGACGCCGCCGCGAAGACGGTGGCGGATGGCCTGGGTGCTGCCCTGACGGAAGCGGGCGTCGTGCACGCGATCCCGCGCGCCGGCAGCCTCTTCGGCCTCGCGTTCCTGCCCGAGGAGCCGCGCGACTACGCGACGGCGAAGACGCAGGAGGCGTTCCGCTACACGCCGTTCTTCCACGCCATGCTCGACGCGGGCGTCGCCCTGCCGCCGAGCGTGTACGAGGCGTGGTTCCTCACCGCCGCGCACGACGAGGACGCGCTCGGCCGCATCCTCGAGGCGCTGCCCGGCGCCGCGCGGGCGGCGGCGGCCGCCACCGCATGA
- a CDS encoding DUF2786 domain-containing protein, with product MTEAKLDLIAKLLAKAESTTPEEAEALTEHAARLMVKYGIDQARIDERRARGGHPPEEIVQERMVFTGAYARDLRDLGGAVAHAVGTIRPLQAELAGVGSILILVGYASDVRQAQVLIGSLRIQAMVAMRAWWDAARVAYEWHTESERRRARSGFVRGFGGGAAARIAENRNAVVEEAGSGTDLVLASRRQRVDAFVDGMPTRRARRRSGADAGAYVSGHRSGRQANTGEAAIRERRSLPQG from the coding sequence ATGACGGAAGCGAAGCTGGATCTCATCGCGAAGCTGCTCGCGAAGGCCGAGAGCACGACGCCCGAGGAAGCCGAGGCGCTCACCGAGCACGCCGCGCGGCTGATGGTGAAGTACGGCATCGACCAGGCGCGCATCGACGAGCGGCGTGCGCGCGGCGGGCACCCGCCTGAGGAGATCGTGCAGGAGCGGATGGTCTTCACGGGCGCGTACGCCCGCGACCTCCGTGATCTCGGCGGGGCCGTCGCGCACGCGGTGGGGACCATCCGACCGCTCCAGGCCGAGCTCGCCGGGGTCGGATCGATCCTCATCCTCGTCGGCTACGCCTCCGACGTGCGGCAGGCGCAGGTGCTGATCGGAAGCCTCCGCATCCAGGCGATGGTCGCGATGCGCGCCTGGTGGGACGCCGCTCGGGTCGCGTACGAGTGGCACACGGAGAGCGAGCGGCGTCGTGCGCGCAGCGGGTTCGTCCGCGGCTTCGGCGGAGGCGCGGCCGCAAGGATCGCGGAGAACCGGAACGCCGTCGTCGAGGAGGCCGGCTCGGGCACCGACCTGGTGCTCGCCTCCCGGCGACAGCGCGTGGACGCGTTCGTCGACGGGATGCCCACCAGGCGCGCGCGGCGTCGCAGCGGGGCGGATGCCGGTGCCTACGTCTCGGGACACCGCTCAGGTCGGCAGGCGAACACCGGCGAGGCGGCGATCAGGGAGCGAAGGTCCCTTCCGCAGGGGTGA
- the cofC gene encoding 2-phospho-L-lactate guanylyltransferase, whose protein sequence is MTAAAGWHVVIPVKPAAVGKSRLAVPGVDRVALARAIARDTVAAVARSTRVAEVVVVTADGPWPDLEARAPEIPREPDRKAPADPGLAESPVLRFVAESAPRGLAPAIRAGLATLDPRRPRAVLLGDLPALRPSDLDAALALAEAVPRGLVADAEGTGSTLITALPAVALEPAFGEGSAARHRALAHVDLDVGSGSTLRRDVDTLAQLRAAAALGLGPRTAALLAHPCGRDLRSLIAASPVFACRPERCPET, encoded by the coding sequence GTGACGGCGGCGGCGGGATGGCACGTCGTCATCCCCGTGAAGCCTGCGGCAGTCGGGAAGTCGCGCCTCGCGGTGCCCGGCGTCGACCGCGTCGCGCTGGCCCGCGCGATCGCCCGCGACACCGTCGCGGCGGTGGCCCGGTCGACGCGCGTCGCCGAGGTGGTCGTGGTGACGGCGGATGGCCCCTGGCCGGACCTCGAGGCCCGAGCGCCGGAGATCCCGCGTGAGCCGGACCGGAAGGCGCCGGCGGATCCGGGGCTCGCGGAATCTCCGGTGCTGCGCTTCGTCGCTGAAAGCGCGCCGAGGGGTCTCGCGCCGGCCATCCGCGCGGGACTCGCGACGCTCGACCCGCGCCGTCCGCGCGCGGTGCTGCTGGGCGATCTGCCGGCGCTGCGGCCATCCGATCTCGACGCGGCGCTCGCCCTCGCCGAGGCCGTGCCGCGCGGGCTCGTCGCCGACGCCGAGGGCACCGGGTCGACGCTCATCACGGCGCTCCCCGCCGTCGCGCTCGAACCGGCGTTCGGCGAGGGCTCGGCCGCACGGCACCGCGCCCTCGCGCACGTCGACCTGGACGTCGGGTCGGGCTCGACGCTGCGGCGCGACGTCGACACGCTCGCGCAGCTCCGCGCGGCCGCGGCCCTCGGGCTCGGACCGCGCACGGCCGCGCTCCTCGCTCACCCCTGCGGAAGGGACCTTCGCTCCCTGATCGCCGCCTCGCCGGTGTTCGCCTGCCGACCTGAGCGGTGTCCCGAGACGTAG
- the fgd gene encoding glucose-6-phosphate dehydrogenase (coenzyme-F420): MTIPFRFGYKASSEQFGPRELLDFAVLAEEVGFDSVFLSDHLQPWRHDGGHAPAALPWLGAAAERTSRVLLGTSVLTPTFRYHPGVVAQAFATLGAMHPGRMILGVGTGEALNEVTLGLEWPEPPERFQRMKEAITLIRRLWTDERVTFDGTYYSVQNATIYDRSDQLVPIYIGASGPAATRLAGRMADGYITTSGKDPALYADKLLPAFEEGLAKAGRTRDDVDTLLEVKVSFRPDRAQALENTRFWAPLALSPDEKTGVDDPREMQRLADALPIERAASRFIVSDDVEEHLAAIRGYVDLGFRHLVFHDPGHDQEAFLRLYGTEVLPRLRAEYGA, encoded by the coding sequence ATGACCATCCCGTTCCGGTTCGGATACAAGGCATCGTCGGAGCAGTTCGGCCCGCGCGAGCTGCTGGACTTCGCGGTCCTCGCCGAGGAGGTCGGCTTCGACTCGGTCTTCCTCAGCGACCACCTGCAGCCCTGGCGGCACGACGGCGGTCACGCTCCGGCCGCGCTTCCGTGGCTCGGCGCGGCGGCCGAGCGCACGTCGCGCGTGCTGCTGGGCACGTCGGTGCTGACGCCCACCTTCCGCTATCACCCGGGCGTCGTCGCGCAGGCGTTCGCGACGCTCGGCGCCATGCACCCCGGGCGCATGATCCTCGGCGTGGGCACGGGCGAAGCGCTCAACGAGGTGACGCTCGGGCTCGAATGGCCGGAGCCGCCCGAGCGCTTCCAGCGGATGAAGGAGGCCATCACCCTCATCCGCCGTCTGTGGACCGACGAGCGCGTCACCTTCGACGGCACGTACTACTCGGTGCAGAACGCGACCATCTACGACCGCTCCGACCAGCTCGTGCCGATCTACATCGGCGCCTCCGGGCCCGCCGCCACCCGCCTCGCCGGCCGCATGGCCGACGGATACATCACCACGAGCGGCAAGGACCCCGCGCTCTACGCCGACAAGCTCCTGCCCGCGTTCGAGGAGGGGCTCGCGAAGGCCGGGCGCACCCGCGACGACGTCGACACCCTCCTGGAGGTCAAGGTCTCGTTCCGCCCCGACCGCGCGCAGGCCCTCGAGAACACGCGCTTCTGGGCGCCGCTCGCGCTGAGCCCCGATGAGAAGACCGGCGTCGACGACCCCCGCGAGATGCAGCGCCTCGCCGATGCTCTGCCGATCGAGCGCGCGGCGTCGCGCTTCATCGTGTCGGACGACGTCGAGGAGCACCTCGCCGCCATCCGCGGGTACGTCGATCTCGGGTTCCGCCACCTCGTGTTCCACGACCCCGGCCACGACCAGGAGGCGTTCCTGCGTCTGTACGGCACGGAGGTCCTGCCGCGGCTGCGCGCCGAATACGGCGCGTGA